In bacterium, the following proteins share a genomic window:
- a CDS encoding glycosyltransferase — translation MRVSRRPLVFVITGLSTGGAETMLLKLLERLPGRFAPSVVSLTTEGEIGPRIAALGIPVTALGMSSGRPSLPALVKMIALLRRTRPELVHTWMYHADLLGGLAARASGVPTVAWCIRNSGLDPSTTKSSTRLVVSACARLSKHVPDRIVTCSEVARDLHVGLGYAADRMVVVPNGFDLARFRPDPAARDALRAELGVDAETPLVGLVGRYDRQKNHAGFCEAAARVLARHPGTHFVLAGAGVDEQNRELAAAADAAGVTASLHRLGLRTDVPRLMAALDVLVSSSAYGEAFPNVLGEAMACGVPCAVTDVGDSAYIVGPTGRVVAPTDLQGLGDHVADLLALPETERRELGAAARRRVEEHFEIGDVAERYGAFYDGLLAAGRHGGERA, via the coding sequence GTGCGGGTCTCGCGGCGTCCGCTGGTCTTTGTCATCACCGGTCTGTCGACCGGCGGGGCCGAGACCATGCTGCTCAAGCTCCTCGAGCGCCTGCCCGGGCGGTTCGCGCCGTCAGTCGTTTCGCTGACCACCGAGGGCGAGATCGGCCCGCGCATTGCCGCCCTGGGCATTCCTGTCACGGCGCTGGGCATGAGCTCGGGCAGGCCCAGCCTGCCGGCGCTGGTCAAGATGATTGCATTGCTGCGGCGCACGCGTCCCGAGCTGGTCCACACCTGGATGTACCATGCCGACCTGCTGGGGGGCCTGGCGGCGCGGGCTTCGGGTGTGCCCACCGTGGCCTGGTGCATCCGCAACAGCGGGCTCGACCCGTCCACCACGAAATCATCGACGCGGCTGGTGGTCAGCGCCTGTGCGCGCCTGTCGAAGCATGTGCCCGATCGCATCGTCACCTGTTCCGAGGTGGCGAGGGACCTCCATGTGGGGCTGGGCTACGCGGCCGATCGCATGGTCGTCGTGCCGAACGGCTTTGACCTGGCGCGCTTCCGGCCCGACCCTGCCGCCCGTGACGCATTGCGCGCCGAACTGGGCGTCGATGCCGAAACACCGCTGGTCGGCCTGGTCGGTCGCTACGACCGGCAGAAGAACCACGCCGGGTTCTGCGAGGCGGCGGCGCGTGTGCTGGCGCGGCATCCCGGTACGCACTTCGTGCTGGCCGGTGCGGGCGTCGATGAACAGAACCGGGAACTGGCTGCCGCTGCCGACGCCGCGGGCGTGACGGCGTCGCTGCATCGCCTGGGCCTGCGCACCGATGTGCCGCGACTGATGGCGGCGCTCGACGTGCTGGTTTCCTCGTCGGCCTACGGCGAGGCCTTCCCCAACGTACTGGGCGAGGCCATGGCCTGCGGCGTGCCCTGCGCCGTGACCGACGTGGGCGATTCTGCGTACATTGTGGGACCGACCGGGCGCGTCGTGGCTCCGACCGACCTGCAGGGGCTGGGCGACCACGTAGCCGACCTGCTGGCGCTGCCGGAAACCGAACGCCGCGAGCTGGGTGCGGCCGCGCGCCGCCGGGTGGAGGAGCATTTCGAGATCGGCGACGTGGCCGAACGCTACGGCGCCTTCTACGACGGGTTGCTGGCCGCCGGCCGGCATGGGGGAGAGCGCGCCTGA
- a CDS encoding sugar transferase, producing MGKRSLDIVAAGFGLLALLPLLAAIALAVRATSRGPAVFAQVRLGRQGRPFRMYKFRSMVVDAARRGAGVTAGGDPRITGMGRLLRRTKLDELPQLWNVLKGDMSLVGPRPEVPEFAEMFPEQYARILNVRPGITHRATLAFRTEEQILADAQVAEPRNFYIDRVMPRKLAMYEEYLEDPLLRDIWTILETVSPWKSTRAMTAGELMLDAPVISNVPAWDEPVIAKRPRVAHLPVRPAPSIAGDMDAELDEIIEAVQGVR from the coding sequence ATGGGCAAGCGTTCGTTGGACATCGTCGCCGCCGGCTTCGGCTTGCTGGCGCTGCTCCCGCTCCTGGCCGCCATTGCGCTCGCGGTCCGCGCCACCAGCCGTGGCCCGGCCGTCTTCGCGCAGGTGCGCCTGGGCCGGCAGGGCCGCCCGTTCCGCATGTACAAATTCCGGTCGATGGTGGTCGATGCTGCCCGTCGCGGGGCCGGCGTCACCGCGGGCGGCGACCCGCGCATCACCGGCATGGGCCGCCTGCTGCGCCGTACCAAGCTCGACGAGCTGCCGCAGCTGTGGAACGTGCTGAAGGGCGACATGTCGCTGGTCGGGCCGCGGCCCGAAGTGCCCGAGTTCGCCGAGATGTTCCCCGAACAATACGCGCGCATCCTGAACGTGCGGCCGGGCATCACGCACCGCGCCACGCTTGCGTTCCGCACGGAGGAGCAGATCCTCGCCGACGCGCAGGTCGCTGAGCCGCGGAACTTCTACATCGACCGCGTCATGCCCCGCAAGCTGGCCATGTACGAGGAATACCTGGAAGACCCGCTGCTGCGCGACATCTGGACCATCCTCGAGACGGTCTCGCCGTGGAAGTCGACCCGCGCCATGACCGCCGGCGAACTCATGCTCGACGCGCCCGTCATCAGCAACGTGCCGGCCTGGGACGAGCCCGTCATCGCGAAGCGCCCGCGTGTGGCCCACCTGCCGGTGCGGCCGGCGCCTTCGATTGCCGGCGATATGGACGCCGAGCTCGACGAGATCATCGAGGCCGTCCAGGGCGTGCGCTGA
- a CDS encoding DUF1801 domain-containing protein: protein MAAAKYEAKTKPTKASVAQYIAAIEDPVRRQDCRALSKLMTAVTGKKAVMWGPGIVGFDSYHYKYDSGHEGDICVLGFASRKADLTIYLVPGFTGVEALLAKLGKHRMSKACLYVKRLSDIDLGVLEKMLKASAAEVKRRYP from the coding sequence ATGGCCGCCGCCAAATACGAAGCCAAGACCAAGCCCACCAAGGCCAGCGTCGCCCAGTACATCGCCGCCATCGAGGACCCGGTCCGCCGCCAGGACTGCCGCGCCCTGTCGAAGTTGATGACCGCCGTCACCGGCAAGAAGGCGGTCATGTGGGGCCCCGGCATCGTGGGGTTCGACTCCTACCACTACAAGTACGACAGCGGCCACGAGGGCGACATCTGCGTGCTGGGGTTCGCCTCCCGCAAGGCCGACCTGACGATCTACCTCGTGCCCGGCTTCACCGGCGTCGAGGCGCTCCTGGCGAAGCTGGGCAAGCACCGCATGTCCAAGGCCTGCCTGTACGTGAAGAGGCTGTCGGACATCGATCTCGGCGTGCTGGAGAAGATGCTCAAGGCCTCGGCGGCCGAAGTGAAGCGGCGGTACCCGTAG